In the Hippoglossus stenolepis isolate QCI-W04-F060 chromosome 14, HSTE1.2, whole genome shotgun sequence genome, one interval contains:
- the cdkn2c gene encoding cyclin-dependent kinase 4 inhibitor C has translation MTDRRLTDELCDACAAGNLSKVLSLLQSGAEVNGFNTFKRTALQVVKMSSTAVVEALIGGGASPDVRDPDSGRTVTHDAAREGSVDTVRALMRAEANVNLVDDQGNLPLHLASKGGHLRVVQLLITRTAHPRATNGLGYTAAQLAHFHRRVDTAKYIDKYLSAN, from the exons ATGACTGACCGGCGTCTGACTGACGAGCTCTGCGATGCTTGTGCCGCTGGAAATCTATCAAAAGTGTTGTCTTTGCTGCAAAGTGGAGCAGAAGTCAACGGATTCAATACATTCAAGAGAACTGCTCTCCAG gtggtGAAGATGAGCAGCACCGCCGTGGTCGAAGCTCTTATTGGTGGGGGGGCGAGCCCCGACGTGCGCGACCCGGACAGCGGCCGCACCGTGACCCATGACGCCGCGCGCGAAGGGTCTGTGGATACCGTGCGCGCGCTGATGCGTGCTGAGGCGAACGTGAACCTCGTGGACGACCAGGGCAACCTGCCTCTGCACCTGGCTTCCAAGGGGGGCCACCTGCGGGTGGTGCAGCTGCTGATCACGCGCACCGCGCACCCCCGCGCGACCAACGGCCTGGGATACACCGCCGCGCAGCTCGCGCACTTCCACCGCAGGGTGGACACCGCCAAATACATCGACAAGTATCTGAGCGCAA aCTAA
- the rnf11b gene encoding RING finger protein 11b has product MGNCLKSPTSDDISLLHESQSDRASYADGADPDQEPPPPYQEQIHVPVYHPTPSQARLATQLTEEEQVRIAQRIGLIQHLPKGVYDLGRDGSEKKIRECVICMMDFVYGDPIRFLPCMHIYHMDCIDDWLMRSFTCPSCMEPVDAALLSSYETN; this is encoded by the exons ATGGGAAACTGTCTGAAATCTCCGACCTCGGATGATATTTCTTTGCTACATGAGTCTCAGTCGGACCGGGCCAGCTACGCAGACGGTGCTGACCCCGACCAGGAGCCACCGCCCCCATATCAG GAGCAGATCCATGTACCCGTCTATCACCCAACACCCAGTCAAGCCAGACTGGCCACTCAGCtgacggaggaggagcaggtccGCATCGCTCAGCGCATCGGGCTCATACAGCACCTCCCGAAGGGCGTGTATGACCTGGGGCGGGACGGCTCAGAGAAGAAGATCAGAGA gtgcGTCATCTGTATGATGGACTTCGTGTACGGAGACCCCATCCGGTTCCTGCCCTGCATGCACATCTACCACATGGACTGTATAGACGACTGGCTGATGAGGTCCTTCACCTGCCCCTCCTGCATGGAGCCTGTGGACGCCGCGCTGCTTTCCTCCTATGAGACCaactga